A genomic region of Polypterus senegalus isolate Bchr_013 chromosome 17, ASM1683550v1, whole genome shotgun sequence contains the following coding sequences:
- the LOC120517618 gene encoding U7 snRNA-associated Sm-like protein LSm10 isoform X2, whose product MEVSHSVRERTIAENSLIILLQGIHGLVTTIDLKNESVIKGRIINVDAFMNIRLTEVVYTDPRGKETKLDDFFVTGRNVRYVHIPDEVNIMKTIETQLQKIHRVRNFGGESRGRKEYLNKKK is encoded by the coding sequence ATGGAGGTGAGCCACTCAGTTCGTGAACGAACCATAGCAGAAAATAGCCTCATCATTCTGCTGCAAGGAATTCATGGGCTTGTCACTActatagatttaaaaaatgagaGTGTGATCAAAGGTCGCATTATCAATGTGGATGCATTCATGAACATTCGGCTAACAGAAGTTGTCTACACAGACCCACGTGGCAAGGAGACGAAACTGGATGATTTTTTTGTGACTGGTAGAAATGTCAGATATGTGCATATCCCAGACGAAGTAAATATCATGAAAACAATTGAAACCCAGCTACAAAAGATTCACAGAGTTCGAAACTTTGGTGGCGAGAGTCGTGGTAGAAAAGAatacttgaataaaaaaaagtaa
- the LOC120517618 gene encoding U7 snRNA-associated Sm-like protein LSm10 isoform X1, with protein sequence MPRILYGVENVLYPNIMEVSHSVRERTIAENSLIILLQGIHGLVTTIDLKNESVIKGRIINVDAFMNIRLTEVVYTDPRGKETKLDDFFVTGRNVRYVHIPDEVNIMKTIETQLQKIHRVRNFGGESRGRKEYLNKKK encoded by the exons ATGCCGCGCATTCTCTATGGAGTTGAAAAC GTTCTCTATCCGAATATCATGGAGGTGAGCCACTCAGTTCGTGAACGAACCATAGCAGAAAATAGCCTCATCATTCTGCTGCAAGGAATTCATGGGCTTGTCACTActatagatttaaaaaatgagaGTGTGATCAAAGGTCGCATTATCAATGTGGATGCATTCATGAACATTCGGCTAACAGAAGTTGTCTACACAGACCCACGTGGCAAGGAGACGAAACTGGATGATTTTTTTGTGACTGGTAGAAATGTCAGATATGTGCATATCCCAGACGAAGTAAATATCATGAAAACAATTGAAACCCAGCTACAAAAGATTCACAGAGTTCGAAACTTTGGTGGCGAGAGTCGTGGTAGAAAAGAatacttgaataaaaaaaagtaa